The sequence below is a genomic window from Oncorhynchus nerka isolate Pitt River linkage group LG7, Oner_Uvic_2.0, whole genome shotgun sequence.
gaggagagactgactgtatcacttcttctttttataagaaacattaatgtgttgacaATCCTACATTTtttgcatagtcaatttacacacagctctgacacacatacttatcccaccagacatgccgcCAGAGGACTTTTCACAGTACCCAAATCCAGAACATTTTTAAGAAAACGTACagtatagagcccttattgcatggaacttccttccatctcatatggCTCAAATAAACAGCGAACCTGATTAAaagaaaacagataaagcaacacctcgcggcacaatggctctcccctatttgacctagatagtttgtgtgtatgcattgatacgtaggctacatgtgcctttaaaaaaaatgtagttctgtccttgagctgttcttgtcatcctgtattatgtttcatgttttgtgtggaccccaggaagagtagctgctgcttttgcaacagctaatggggatcctaagaAAATACCCCAAAATACCAGAGTGGTGATGAAAGCAGTGTAGGACACGGTGATTTGAAGAGAATAACTTGATGGTCCTGCTTAAATTCACCTTCTTGGATACTGTATTCAACCATAGCAGTTACTCAACTCTAGCATTGATTGTTAAGAGGTTCCTTTGTCTTCAACCTCGTGTTGTGTTTTCGGGGTCGCGACTATCTTTGCCCACACTGCAGCTGTGGTCCGTTTAGTCAGTTATGTTAATTCTTAACTCAAATACTTTATACCCTCGTGTTAAAATGGGTGTGCGTTTACGTCAGGCTGACACGCTCTCTTGGTTCCCTGGGGCGTGGCTAGTTACGAGGCAAGGTATCACAATTTACTATGATCTCATTAGAGAACTGAAATCACAATCTTATTGTCACAAAAACATTCTCTTTATCCTGGATATTTCCCACACAACATAAAGTATGTAAACGTGATATACACAGTATGGAAAAATCTTCAACTTACAATGTTTTCGTTATAACGTCTTCATGCTACTTTTAATGACGTCACAAGATAGGCATCATTCCCAATATTCGGATGTTCACATATAATGTCCCAGTGTCCATGGTTTGATGTTGTAGTTTTGGGCAGAGAACTCTTCATAAGACACAAAGACATTCTGATCACCCAAACTAGGCCCCAAAAAGAATTGTCTGCCTCCTATGGTTTACGATCgacgtgaggggtcataaaaaccccacatccatccctctccacctctGTGAGAGAACGAGAGCTCTGTAGAGCTGATCCACTGTCACTTGATCTTTTGGAacctcacaggagagtcatgacaatGTTTTGTTTTTCCAACTGATATTCAACATAACAACAATAAATGTATGTATTGTTTTGGAAATCATATAAAATGCTGGTTAGTATAGAGTCCTTACATGACCCGACTCTATAAGTCAATATGTAATTCATATACAGTAATTATATTTTGCTTCgtagaagcctagtggttagagcgttgggccagtaactgaaattaaccgaaaggttgctagatcgaatccccgagctgacaaggtaaaaatctgttgttctgcccctgaacaaggcagttaacccactgttcctaggccgtcatcgtATATAAGAaattcttcttaactgacttgcctagtaaaataaaaaataattcagTCCCCCATGAAATAACACCATACATGGATCTTACTGAGTATTTTCAACAACACTTCtacctacactaccggtcaaacgttttagaacacctactcattcaagggtttttctttattttttaaaactattttctacattgtagaataatactgaagacatcaaaactatgaaataacacatatggaatcatgtagtaaccaagaagtgttaaatgttaaacaaatccaaatatattttatattatttaaatagccaccctttgacttcatgacagctttgcacactcctggcattctgtcaaccagctttacctggaatgcttttccaacagtcttgaaggatttcccacatatgctgagcacgttggctgcttttccttcactctgcggtccaacgcATCCAAAACCATCTAAATTTGttcggggattgtggaggccaggtcatctgcacTCCATAACTCTCCTTCTGGTGAAATAGCCCATACACaggctggaggtgtgttgggtcattgttctattgaaaaaaaacaaatgatagtaccactaagaccaaaccagatgggatggtgtatcgctgcagaatgctgtggtagccatgctggttaagtgtgccttgaattctaaataaatcacaaacagtgtcaccagcaaagcacatccgttcacccacaaagcacatccgttcacccacaaagatcatccgttcacccacaaagacatggcagttgaaaccaaaaatatcaaatttggactccagaccaaaggacaaatatccaccggtctaatgttaaTTTCATGTGTTTCTtaacccaagcaagtctcttcttattattggtgtcctttagtagtgcttcatttgtttaatacattttttgttaCTACATCAAATgaaatggtattggtcacatacacatggttagcagatgttattgcgagtgtagcaaaatgcttgtgcttctagatccgacagtgcagccgtctctaacaggtaatatttaacaattccacaacaaaacctaatatctaacaaattccacaacagaacctaatacacacaatctaataaagggatgggatgagaatatataagtataaaatatatggatgagatgcaatagatagtaaaaaatagatagtgatatgagataagtaatgcgagatatgtaaacattcttgaagtggcattattaaagtgactagtgttccatttattaaagtggccaatgatatcaagtctgtaggtagggGTGTCTGTTTAagaatctgatggccttgagatagaagctgtttttcatctCTTTTTCTGTttttcatgattccatatgtgttatttcatagttttgatgtattcactattattctacaatgtagaaggaAGTAAAATagagaaaagcccttgaatgagtaggtgttataAATATATAGATTCTACAGAACCTACTGTATTGAGTATTCCCAACCCCACTTCTACCTCTGCACATAGAATAGTTGTTTCTCTAAACATTGAACATTGTATTTTTCGATAGTGgtcttaaaaaaatgtttttagaagCATGTTTATAATTGTTTTCGTAAATTCCTCCCTACATTTGCTTATACGCACAATACAAATGTACATTGATTCAAATGTAATACAGCATCTTGATTGACTTCTCCACGTTGGAGTTTTCAATTGCGGGCTTTTATTTTGAcggtttcctcattaccatacAAAATAGACGTCAGCATTTGTGCAGCTGGCAAAAAAAATACTGGTTGACGTTTAACTGACTTATGAACAAATCGCGTGTGTGTTTGGCACATCTTTTTTTATTGTCGTTTCTTAGCTAACACATGACCTGCAATTAACCCATTGTACTGGCAGTGGTGGAGGGAGCAAAAGAGGAGAGTTTGCATCTGTGTGCAAGCGGGGGGCAGCGAGTGACTGAAGTgcggcagagagggagagctgtatcGGTCAGCCATGGGTTTCCGAAAGAAGAACAAGAGCCCGGCGGTGCTGAGCCACGAGTTCGTGATCCAGAATCACGCCGATATGGTTTCGTGTGTGGCTATGGTCATTCTCCTCGGCCTGATGTTCGAGGTACAGTGTTAAATCCTGGGATGTATGCTGTATAAGTTCGCTTAGGTAGGGCAAGTAGCTAGATcttcttttttttatatataaaaaaaaaagcaTTGTCTGTTGACGAGGGGGGCTGGGCGCTAGCGTCTCCCTTCTCATGTGTCACACTGATTGCACACGGGGGGGCACTGTTCAAGCTAGTGGCTGCCTGGTCAGCTGGCGTTTCACACAGCCTAGTTGGCGATCTAATATTGCCAAATGGATTGCTAGCCAGTTAGCTTTGACATCTATCCGTGTTACAGCAAAATACAGGGATTGTTTACATTATCCACCCCAACCTCTGCCTAACACATTTTTACTGTTGTTGACTCTCACGCACATTTACACTTATGTCCTTCCTTTATTGTAGGTGACAGCGAAGTTTGCCGTCATGTTCATCACTGTCCAGTACAATGTGACGCAAGGTCTTGGTAAGTTTTTACATTTGTCTTTTGTATCTATTTTTAAAACAAGATAATTTGCCTTTTTATTACATTATTTAGTACTTGTATCCAATACCTTGTATTTGATTCCCTCTAgccatgtttttttgtttgttctttGTGTGTTATCAGATGAGAGGGCTGAGCCAGTGAACCTGTACCAGTACGGCCCTAAAGAcatggccactgtgttcttctaCCTGCTCATCGCTGTCATACTCCACGCCTTAATACAGGAATACGTTCTTGACGTGAGTGGCTATGCACACAGACTctgacacactgtgtgtgtgtgtgtgtgtgtgtgacctgagaGAGAAAGCGGGACCTCTGTAAAGGTCGTTGCTCCACAGAATACATACGTCACTGTGTATGCGAGAGTGCCCCCCCCCctttcttttccatctctctgtgtGAGTCATAAAATAAGGTCTGGCCTTCTCTCTCATCAGCCTTATCCTCCTCACCCTCTTAGCCATTCGAATAGCATCCCCCCACATCCACTACACAGCCCACAACAAATGATAACTGACACGTTTCCCAGCTTCTCATGTCCTATTCTCTCTGATTTCAGAAAATGAATAGGCGGTTGCATCTGTCAAAAACCAAACACAGCAAGTTCAATGAGTCGGGACAGCTTGCTGCCTTCTACTTAATCTCCTTCATCTGGGGCTGCAGCATCTTAACAGCGGTAAAAAGGCCAACGAAGCACTGCCAGGGAACATTATGTGACGAGACGAGCACTCCATCCCGTTGTATTTGTTCTTTGGCTCACGCCTTCTCTTCTTTTCATCTGTTAGGAGGAATTTGCAACAAATCCTACTTTCCTATGGGCGGGCTATCCACACACCCACATGGTGTAAGTAAGGATTTATACATTTCATTTTACACCTTCAGCTTGCTCGGTCATTATTTCAACAATATGTCAGTAGGACAGGGTAAGACCTCTATTCATCACGGCTCATTCTGTGTGTTCTTGTTTAGAGTTACCAAGCATTCTTGAACACAGGTTTTCTGGGAAGACTCGTCTGTTTTGAGTTAGCACATCGGACAGGCTTTGCTTTCCCAGGGTGCATTGCAGCCCCAGTATTGTGTGTGGGAGTACACTTCTGCTGTATTGGGCTGCCTCAACAAATCCATGTTAGATGTCAGGTTCCCCTGAAATATTTATTAAGAATGGGATATTTTACTCAAGCTAGACACACAGCgccaggtgtctctctctcttcccatccttTCCAATTTGTCATTGTGTTACGAGGCATCTTATTTCTATGCATTTTAATTTGTGGGAAATGGAATAAGCAGGTATGCATAGATTGTGAACTGAATATTTTCTCCCAAATTACCTTTTTATTATTGATGGACTTTAATGTACCATCAAATAACATGTTTGTAAAATGATTGAAGTTATCATGGTCAAACCTTCCAATCATATCCACTCCCTCCCTACATTGATAGACCtgatctctccctctgcctgcctgtcacCTGTCCTCTGCAGCTTTCAGGTGAAGTTCTTCTACATTTGCCAAATGGCCTACTGGCTCCACGCCCTTCCTGAGCTGTACTTCCAGAAAGTGCGAAAGGTAAGCGTCCATGATCACACCAGGGGTTAGGTCCTAAAGATGACCCATCTGTTATTTTAAAACCTGGAAGGATATATCTTGTTATACTGTAATTGTGCTATGTCTTGTGACCCCAAtgttttctatatatatatatatatatggttccTATTCTTTATTCTCATCTTACACTGATTCAGCAGTCATGAATAAAGGCTCTGTCCTGCTTGTTTCTCAGGAGGACATTCCCCGCCAGCTCTATTACATTTGCCTTTACGTCTTCCACATCACCGGTGCCTACGTCTTAAAGTGAGTGTGTCCTTTTCAGTGAAGTGGTCAGATAAGAGGATGTGATTGGGTTATTAGAATGGAGCTGCCGTTTTGGAAGTTTTTTTCTGTTTGCACTTTTATTTAGCCTGTATTCCACGGCCTTGAGTGAGCCGTTTCCCAAATAATTGAATGAAGCGGCAGAACCTCTCTTCAATCCGAGGAAAGAGTTTGGTATGGCAGAGGGGTAAACGCACTCCATATCTGGGTGTTCCCGTCATTGCaatgaagtgtgtgtgagcaGCTGTGGATATTCCCTTATCGCCTCGTGACTGTGTGTGAGGTGGCCTGGTTTAGTGTGACGGGACGATGCGGACAACAAGGGAGGTATTCAAACTATGCCAGAGGGATACCGCTGTTAAAACAATCCCGTTTATGTCATATATCCCGACGAGAGTTGTGTGCTGGGTGGGGTTAGTTGTAAACATTTCCTTACTTTATCCTCAAAATACAGGCAGTCGTTTAAACTTACCACACACAGGTTATGTCTGACAAACTAATTTGTTCTGGGGAAAGTGGCTATGGAAAGATTTAGTAGTAATAGCAGATGGTAGAATCATCAGTAGTACCTCTAACTGGTTTAGTTGACTTCTGAACCTTGGCCCAATATTATGTAATggccctctgtcctctctccttcaaGACAGCTGGTCTGGAAGACTGGGGTAAAGGCAGCACAGGGCATTAATTTGATTCTAGTGCGCCCCACATCTGTTCCTGATCACCGGGCGTGGCCGACGGGAGTCTAGGGAAGGAAGGAGGTCGTTCAAGACTATTTGCAAATCGCTTCAATGTGATGTATCCTGTACCCCTGTCGGGGCTGGCTGACCATGTCCTCAATCGTTTCCGCTAGGGTAGCAGCACTCGCAGTGGTGCCGTTCTTACCAAATAAAACAAATGCAATCTTTCTAATAGATCGTACACCTACTACTGAACAATATTGGAGTACTGCAGCTTATAATTGCATGCATCAGTTATAGGCTGTTATGGTAGATATGCATAAATCATCTGGATGTCTTTAAAAGACAGTGCTTCCTGCTGCAAATGTGAATAATATTGAGTATTTCAGTGCTGTTAATCCCTGGACAAAAAATGCCATCTGAAGTTCTGATACGTTTCACCTGGTGCTGTGCTgacttcctgtttcctgtgtgtTCACTAGCCTCCACCGGCTGGGCCTGGTGCTTCTTGTACCTCACTCCCTGGTGGAGCTCCTGTTCCACGCCTCGCGCCTGTTCTATTTCAGTGACGAGAACAAGCAGAAGGGGTATGGATTTTACACTGGCAGTAGAATCTGCACACAGGGTTTTGGGATTTAGTTTGAATTATCACCATCCTTCAGCAACTCACTCGTGTGATCCAATGGGAGCTTGTCCTTCTATGTCGGCGTCCCCTGATTTTGGTTTGAATAACTTGGTAGTGATGGTGTCTTACATCAGGGTTTCCTAAACTCTGTCCTGGGGCCACCCCCGGGTGCATGCCTATTTTttaccctagcactacacagctgactcCAATAACAAACtcctcatcaagctttgattatttgaatccgctgtatagtgctagggcaaaaaaacaaaaacttgCCCCAGGATAAAGTTTGGGGGAAACCCTTCCTTACATGAGCCCGTAGAAGATGTCATTGCTATTGCCGTGGTGActtgtaaccccccccccccctctgattCTCCTTTCCCAGTTTCACTTTGTGGGCGATGCTTTTCGTCATCGCACGCCTCGTCACCCTCACCCTCTCCGTACTGACGTTTGGCTTCGGACTGCCCCGTGCAGAGAACCAGGGATTCTCACTGGCAAAGGGAAACTTTAATGTTCTCACCGTTAGGCAAGTCATGTTCCTTAAGGTCACTTTTTAATttgccctctctccccttctgatTGGGGCCTTGAGAGCAAGTTAGAACTTTTCCTCTTTCTAAAAGAATAGAAGCCTGCTCATGGCTGGTCCTCATGTTTCCTTCCCTGACTCAGGATGACATGCCTGGCTGCCATTTGCCTCACCCAGGCTTGGATGATGTGGAAATTCATCAACTTTCAGCTGAAGAAGTGGAGGGAGCACAGCCAGAGCCAGGCTTCCAAGGTGAAGGCTATCAGCCCAAAGAGCAAGCCCCACAAGAAGGACCCAGCCCGGGGTGAGTCCCCCACCGCTGCCCACTCTAAACACCCACCTCCAGCCATTTTTAACTCTGTGAGGCAAATATGTTTCTGACATGTTGTTCTTGTTCCTTTTTGTTTTGTTAGGAGGTTCTGCCAACGGTGTTGGTCTGAAGTCTGATGACAAGACATCACCTCGGGCAAGAAAAGCcttgtagagatggagggaggagaactAAGTGAGGGGGCTGCTCTCAATGTGACACTTTTCAccacataaaaaaaaaagttcACTTACTGTTCGCCAAAACAACCACTTAAGCGCACAAAGAAACCGTAACTTAACCATCTCTTGAGTTAGAACTGTTAAAAACTAGGTTCTGTTTTGATGACCTGATACGTTTGTGTTCAGTCGTTCTTTCTCAGGATGTAATTAATGTAGGTCGGGCATGGTCGACTGGTTAAAACGCTTTAACTGTATAAATTGGTCAAAAAGTGTCCCTTTTGGCGAGGACTTCCTATTGCATCCAGCTTCAGGGCCTGATTCTATCAAACTTGTTAACCGGGTTTATGAGGAAGTCAAACAAGTACTGTTCAATTTGCATTGCAAGAGTGCATGTCAGGATTCATGTTCTCACCCAAACATGTAAAAGAATGAATGGGGAAACGTTGGGCATGAAGTTTAGCCGTTTACCGTTGAATAGGGACCTCACCATTAACTCCTAAAGGGTGTCTGTTTACTGCCTGTATTGTTACCTGCCTTTTGCCGTATGAAACCTGGGCTATTATGGGATTGAGGGCACTATTTGTCATTAGTAGCCCCCATCTTCTGACTCAACTTGGCCTTCATCCAGGAACCGGAACTCCTGACGGGAGATACTGTCTTTATCCACGCAGAACTAGATCTCTTGAGCAAATGATGCATTCATGTAAGTAGGATTTGTGAGTAGGATTTGTGCAGGTGAGGTTTGTGTGTTTCAGTTCAGGATTTCGATCCATGATATCTTCATTTAACAGCGGCGGTCCTTTCTGCACTCAAGTTATTGTTAGGCTTCGAGGGTCATGGTTAGGTTTTGACGTGCTGTCATGTTTGAGTTTGCATATCTCAGAAGCATTCGGTGGCCTTTTTTCACATCCGCTGGTAGAGTTTTGAGTTATTTATTTCAGTCGTATCTTGTTAAAAAAAATTATCATGCTTTGGCAACTCTCTTAACCAGCATAGACGAGGTACAAAGTGAAACGCTTTGTCTCGGCGCTCAACCCAAATAATACAAAACTCCTTTAAGTGTCCTTAAAATGTCAGTGGCGCGAGCTGTGAAAATTTTCCTTTGGTTTCCTTTTCTGTTTGCCTTTTTTTTTTATATCGGGGTATATGATGGCGGGCAGCTGCCTCCGGAAACACCCACCTATTCTACTGTACGTCCCGTTCTCAGATGGGAGAGGTTGTTGGTGCGCCTTTGTGCATTGTTACCTGTGGTAATGCTTCTGTTGCGTCCGTGAGGAGGTGAATGCGCCGCATGAGTCATGCTTTCGTCTTTGCTTTTGTTCTTGGGGGAGTTGTTGCCCTTGTGGCATTATAGAATGCGACACAAACAGTTTATAGACTCTCCTCGTTTCCTTTTTAAATCCTTGTTTTCATTTCACCCTTTTTTGTTCATTGACGAAAGGCCTTTGTAACGAAGACGATGAGTGACAACTGAGTATATTCTATATAAAGTTAGT
It includes:
- the LOC115131907 gene encoding translocating chain-associated membrane protein 1-like 1, with the translated sequence MGFRKKNKSPAVLSHEFVIQNHADMVSCVAMVILLGLMFEVTAKFAVMFITVQYNVTQGLDERAEPVNLYQYGPKDMATVFFYLLIAVILHALIQEYVLDKMNRRLHLSKTKHSKFNESGQLAAFYLISFIWGCSILTAEEFATNPTFLWAGYPHTHMVFQVKFFYICQMAYWLHALPELYFQKVRKEDIPRQLYYICLYVFHITGAYVLNLHRLGLVLLVPHSLVELLFHASRLFYFSDENKQKGFTLWAMLFVIARLVTLTLSVLTFGFGLPRAENQGFSLAKGNFNVLTVRMTCLAAICLTQAWMMWKFINFQLKKWREHSQSQASKVKAISPKSKPHKKDPARGGSANGVGLKSDDKTSPRARKAL